A portion of the Mycobacterium paraseoulense genome contains these proteins:
- a CDS encoding LysR family transcriptional regulator, giving the protein MTPAQLRAFSAVVRLGSVRAAAAELGVSDAGVSMLVTALRKELDDPLFTRTGAGLAFTPGGLRLASRAVEILGLQQQTAIEVTEAAHGRRLLRIAASTAFAEHAAPGLIELFSSRADDLSVELSVHPTSRFRDLICSRAVDIAIGPASESSIGADDALFVRPFLKYQIIAVATPKSPLAVGVPTPALLRQQQWMLGPSAGGVDGEIATMLRDLAIPESQQRIFQSDAAALEEVQRVGGVTLTIGFAVAKDLAAGRLAHVHGPGLDRSGEWCAATLAPSARQPAVSELVRFITTPRCTQAMIRGSGVGVTRFRPKVHVTLWS; this is encoded by the coding sequence ATGACCCCGGCTCAACTTCGGGCCTTTTCGGCGGTGGTTCGCCTCGGCTCGGTGCGGGCGGCCGCCGCGGAGCTGGGTGTTTCCGACGCCGGCGTCTCGATGCTCGTAACGGCGCTGCGCAAGGAGCTCGACGACCCGTTGTTCACCCGGACCGGCGCCGGGTTGGCGTTCACCCCCGGGGGGCTGCGGCTGGCCAGCCGCGCGGTCGAAATCCTGGGTCTGCAACAGCAAACCGCCATCGAAGTCACCGAGGCCGCCCACGGACGCCGGTTGCTGCGGATCGCGGCGTCCACGGCGTTCGCCGAACACGCCGCGCCCGGGCTGATCGAGCTCTTCTCGTCGCGGGCCGACGACCTGTCGGTCGAGTTGAGCGTGCATCCGACGAGCCGGTTTCGCGACCTGATCTGCTCGCGCGCCGTGGACATCGCGATCGGCCCGGCCAGCGAGAGTTCGATCGGCGCGGACGACGCGCTGTTCGTGCGGCCGTTCCTGAAGTATCAGATCATCGCCGTCGCGACGCCCAAAAGCCCGCTGGCCGTTGGCGTTCCGACGCCGGCTTTGCTGCGTCAGCAACAGTGGATGCTGGGCCCGTCGGCGGGCGGAGTGGACGGCGAGATCGCAACCATGTTGCGCGACTTGGCGATTCCGGAGTCGCAGCAGCGAATTTTTCAGAGCGACGCGGCCGCCCTCGAGGAGGTGCAGCGGGTCGGCGGGGTCACGTTGACCATCGGCTTCGCGGTTGCCAAGGACCTGGCCGCCGGACGGCTGGCGCATGTGCACGGTCCCGGGCTGGACCGGTCGGGCGAGTGGTGCGCGGCGACGCTGGCGCCCTCGGCCCGTCAGCCGGCCGTCTCCGAGTTGGTCCGCTTCATCACCACCCCGCGATGCACGCAGGCGATGATCCGCGGATCCGGCGTGGGCGTGACCCGATTTCGCCCGAAGGTGCACGTGACGCTGTGGAGCTGA
- a CDS encoding XdhC family protein, translating to MRDVLAQLMSIWRAGDTAGLATVVRTFRSAPRPPGAAMVVAPDGSVSGSVSGGCVEGAVYDLAAEAAKTGAPRLERYGVSDDDAFAVGLTCGGVIDVFVEPVSRASFPDLGAVADDIAERRAVATATVIAHPDPARVGRRVVIRPDGMAGSLGSARADAAVADDARGLLALGRSEVLEYGPDGQRLGDGMEVFVSSHAPPPRMLVFGAIDFATALARQGSFLGYRVTVCDARPVFATRARFPTADDVVVDWPHRYLAAQAEAGAIDRHTVICVLTHDPKFDVPVLEVALRLPEVGYVGAMGSRRTHDDRLARLKAAGLSDAELSRLSSPIGLDLGARTPEETAVSIAADIIARRWGGGGRPLAQIIGRIHHDAEVEGGFPASSGIA from the coding sequence GTGCGTGACGTGCTTGCCCAGCTGATGTCGATCTGGCGCGCCGGCGACACCGCGGGGCTTGCGACGGTGGTGCGCACCTTCCGGTCCGCGCCACGCCCGCCGGGGGCCGCGATGGTGGTGGCGCCGGACGGCTCGGTCAGCGGGTCGGTGTCGGGCGGCTGCGTGGAAGGCGCGGTCTACGACCTCGCCGCCGAGGCGGCGAAAACCGGCGCGCCGCGGCTGGAACGCTACGGCGTCAGCGACGACGACGCGTTCGCGGTCGGCCTGACGTGCGGCGGCGTCATCGACGTGTTCGTCGAGCCGGTTTCGCGCGCGTCGTTTCCCGACCTCGGCGCGGTGGCCGACGACATCGCCGAGCGCCGCGCGGTGGCGACCGCGACCGTCATCGCCCACCCCGACCCGGCCCGGGTCGGCCGGCGGGTCGTGATCCGGCCCGACGGGATGGCGGGGTCGCTGGGCTCGGCGCGCGCCGACGCCGCGGTCGCCGACGACGCGCGCGGCCTGCTCGCGCTCGGCCGCAGCGAGGTGCTCGAGTACGGGCCCGACGGGCAGCGGCTCGGCGACGGCATGGAGGTCTTCGTGTCCAGCCATGCGCCGCCGCCGCGGATGCTGGTGTTCGGGGCGATCGACTTCGCCACGGCGCTGGCGCGCCAGGGCTCGTTCCTCGGCTACCGCGTCACCGTGTGCGACGCCCGCCCGGTGTTCGCCACGCGGGCGCGCTTTCCGACGGCCGACGACGTCGTCGTCGACTGGCCGCACCGCTATCTCGCCGCCCAGGCCGAGGCCGGTGCCATCGACCGCCACACGGTGATCTGCGTGCTCACGCACGACCCCAAGTTCGACGTGCCGGTGCTCGAGGTGGCGCTGCGCCTGCCCGAGGTCGGTTACGTGGGGGCGATGGGGTCGCGGCGCACCCACGACGACCGCCTGGCCCGGCTCAAGGCCGCCGGCCTGTCAGACGCCGAGCTGAGCCGGCTGTCCAGCCCGATCGGGCTGGATCTCGGCGCGCGCACCCCGGAGGAGACCGCGGTTTCGATCGCCGCCGACATCATCGCCCGGCGCTGGGGCGGCGGGGGCAGGCCCCTGGCCCAGATCATCGGGCGGATCCACCACGACGCCGAGGTGGAGGGCGGCTTCCCGGCGAGTTCAGGGATTGCTTAA
- a CDS encoding FAD binding domain-containing protein, which produces MQVPGPFEYERATSVDHAIGLLDRLGEGARIVAGGHSLLPMMKLRIANPEYLVDINDLALELGYVITDPTLVRIGAMTRHREILESDALAAVCPIFRDAERVIADPVVRNRGTLGGSLCQADPAEDLSTVCTVLDAVCLARGPSGEREIAIDEFLAGPYETTLAPNEMLIEVRIPLRHNSSSAYAKVERRVGDWAVAAAGAAITLDGDQIAAARVDLTAVNSDPGGLAELSAALVGQPATESVFADAGRRAAQACDPVTDVRGSAEYKRHLASELTIRTLRTAAERVREQGGN; this is translated from the coding sequence ATGCAAGTACCCGGGCCCTTCGAATACGAACGCGCGACCAGCGTCGACCACGCCATCGGACTGCTGGACCGGTTGGGGGAGGGGGCGCGGATCGTCGCCGGCGGGCACAGCCTGCTGCCGATGATGAAACTGCGCATCGCCAACCCCGAATACCTGGTGGACATCAACGATCTCGCGCTCGAGCTCGGATACGTGATCACCGATCCGACGCTGGTGCGCATCGGCGCGATGACGCGGCACCGGGAGATCCTGGAGTCCGACGCCCTGGCGGCCGTGTGCCCGATCTTCCGGGACGCCGAGCGGGTGATCGCCGACCCGGTGGTGCGCAACCGCGGCACCCTCGGCGGTTCGCTGTGCCAGGCGGACCCGGCCGAGGACCTGTCGACCGTGTGCACGGTGCTGGACGCGGTATGCCTGGCGCGGGGGCCGTCCGGTGAACGCGAGATCGCGATCGACGAGTTCCTTGCCGGCCCGTACGAGACCACGCTGGCCCCCAACGAGATGCTCATCGAGGTCCGGATCCCGCTGCGGCACAACAGCTCCAGCGCGTATGCCAAGGTGGAGCGCCGGGTGGGTGACTGGGCGGTCGCGGCCGCGGGGGCGGCCATCACCCTGGACGGCGACCAGATCGCCGCCGCGCGGGTCGACCTGACGGCGGTGAATTCCGATCCCGGCGGCCTGGCCGAGCTGTCGGCCGCGTTGGTCGGCCAGCCGGCCACCGAGAGCGTCTTCGCCGACGCGGGCCGGCGCGCCGCGCAGGCCTGCGACCCGGTCACCGATGTCCGCGGCAGCGCCGAATACAAGCGCCACCTGGCCTCCGAGTTGACCATCCGCACGTTGCGCACCGCCGCCGAGCGGGTCCGCGAACAAGGGGGTAACTAG
- a CDS encoding (2Fe-2S)-binding protein, giving the protein MQVNMTVNGEQVSADVEPRMLLVHFLRDQLRLTGTHWGCDTSNCGTCVVDVDGVPVKSCTMLAVMASGHSVRTVEGLAVDGRLDPVQEGFMRCHGLQCGFCTPGMMITARALLDRDPDPDEQTIREAISGQICRCTGYTTIVRSIQWAAQHSSAEATS; this is encoded by the coding sequence ATGCAAGTCAACATGACCGTCAACGGCGAGCAGGTCAGCGCCGACGTCGAGCCCCGGATGCTGCTCGTGCACTTCCTGCGGGATCAGTTGCGGCTCACCGGAACTCACTGGGGATGCGACACCAGCAACTGCGGGACGTGCGTGGTCGACGTGGACGGCGTGCCGGTGAAGTCCTGCACGATGCTGGCCGTGATGGCGTCCGGCCACAGCGTCCGGACCGTCGAAGGGTTGGCGGTTGACGGCCGGCTCGACCCGGTGCAGGAAGGGTTCATGCGCTGCCACGGGCTGCAGTGCGGCTTTTGCACGCCGGGGATGATGATCACCGCCCGCGCGCTGCTCGACCGCGATCCCGACCCCGACGAGCAGACCATCCGCGAGGCGATCTCCGGGCAGATCTGCCGGTGCACCGGATACACCACGATCGTGCGCTCCATCCAGTGGGCCGCACAGCACAGCTCCGCGGAGGCCACGTCATGA
- a CDS encoding aerobic carbon-monoxide dehydrogenase large subunit, with translation MTTIESRPPSPEDTADNDQKPCGHGRMLRKEDPRFIRGRGTYVDDVALPGMLHLAILRSPYAHARIASIDVTAAMAHPKVKAVVTGADLAEKGLAWMPTLSNDVQAVLATDKVRFQGQEVAFVVAEDRYSARDALELIDVDYDPLDPVVDVRTALDASAPVIRTDLDGKKDNHIFDWETGDAAATEAAFARADVVVKQEIVYPRVHPAPMETCGAVADLDPVTGKLTLWTTSQAPHAHRTLYALVAGLPEHKIRVISPDIGGGFGNKVPIYPGYVCAIVGSLLLGKPVKWMEDRSENLTSTSFARDYIMVGEIAATQDGKILALRSNVLADHGAFNGQAAPTKYPAGFFGVFTGSYDLEAAYCHMTAVYTNKAPGGVAYACSFRITEAVYFVERLVDCLAFELKMDPAQLRLRNLLKPAQFPYTTKTGWTYDSGDYEATMRKAMDMIGYDALRAEQQERRARGELMGIGMAFFTEAVGAGPRKDMDILGLGMADGCELRVHPTGKAVVRLSVQSQGQGHETTFAQIVAEELGIPPDDIDVVHGDTDQTPFGLGTYGSRSTPVSGAAAALVARKVRDKAKIIASGMLEVSVADLEWEKGSFHVKGDPSASVTIADIAMRAHGAGDLPEGIEGGLDAEVCYNPSNLTYPYGAYFCVVDVDPGTAVVKVRRFLAVDDCGTRINPMIIEGQVHGGIVDGIGMALMEMIAFDEDGNCLGGSLMDYLIPTAMEVPHLETGFTVTPSPHHPIGAKGIGESATVGSPPAVVNAVVDALAPFGVRHADMPLTPSRVWEAMQGRARPPI, from the coding sequence ATGACCACCATCGAGTCCCGGCCGCCGTCCCCCGAAGACACCGCCGACAACGACCAAAAGCCCTGCGGCCACGGCCGGATGCTGCGCAAGGAGGACCCCCGCTTCATCCGCGGCCGCGGCACCTACGTCGACGACGTCGCGTTGCCGGGCATGCTGCATCTGGCGATCCTGCGCTCGCCGTACGCGCACGCCCGCATCGCGAGCATCGACGTGACCGCGGCCATGGCGCATCCGAAGGTCAAGGCGGTGGTGACGGGCGCGGACCTGGCCGAGAAGGGCCTGGCCTGGATGCCCACGCTGTCCAACGACGTGCAGGCCGTGCTGGCCACCGACAAGGTCCGCTTCCAGGGGCAGGAGGTCGCGTTCGTCGTCGCCGAGGACCGGTATTCGGCGCGTGACGCGCTGGAGCTGATCGACGTCGACTACGACCCGCTGGACCCGGTGGTCGACGTGCGCACCGCGCTGGACGCGTCCGCGCCGGTGATCCGCACCGACCTCGACGGCAAGAAGGACAACCACATCTTCGACTGGGAGACCGGTGACGCCGCGGCCACCGAGGCGGCGTTCGCGCGCGCCGACGTGGTGGTCAAGCAGGAGATCGTGTACCCGCGGGTGCACCCGGCGCCGATGGAAACCTGCGGCGCCGTCGCCGATTTGGACCCGGTCACCGGCAAGCTGACCCTGTGGACCACCTCGCAGGCGCCGCACGCCCACCGCACCCTGTACGCGTTGGTCGCCGGCCTGCCCGAACACAAGATCCGGGTGATCTCGCCGGACATCGGCGGCGGCTTCGGCAACAAGGTGCCGATCTATCCCGGCTACGTGTGCGCGATCGTCGGCTCGCTGCTGCTGGGCAAGCCGGTCAAGTGGATGGAGGACCGCAGCGAGAACCTGACCTCGACCAGCTTCGCGCGCGACTACATCATGGTCGGCGAGATCGCGGCCACCCAGGACGGGAAGATCCTGGCGCTGCGGTCCAACGTGCTCGCCGACCACGGCGCGTTCAACGGCCAGGCCGCGCCGACGAAATACCCGGCCGGCTTCTTCGGCGTGTTCACCGGCAGTTACGACCTGGAGGCCGCCTACTGCCACATGACCGCGGTGTACACCAACAAGGCGCCCGGCGGGGTGGCCTACGCGTGCTCGTTCCGCATCACCGAGGCGGTGTACTTCGTCGAGCGCCTGGTGGACTGCCTGGCCTTCGAGCTGAAGATGGACCCGGCGCAGCTGCGGCTGCGAAACCTGTTGAAACCGGCGCAGTTTCCCTACACCACCAAGACCGGCTGGACCTACGACTCCGGTGACTACGAGGCCACCATGCGCAAGGCCATGGACATGATCGGCTACGACGCGCTGCGCGCCGAGCAGCAGGAGCGGCGCGCGCGCGGCGAACTGATGGGCATCGGCATGGCCTTCTTCACCGAGGCCGTCGGCGCCGGCCCCCGCAAGGACATGGACATCCTCGGCCTGGGCATGGCCGACGGGTGCGAGCTGCGCGTGCACCCCACCGGCAAAGCCGTTGTGCGGCTGTCGGTCCAGAGCCAGGGCCAGGGGCACGAGACGACGTTCGCGCAGATCGTCGCCGAGGAGCTGGGCATCCCGCCCGACGACATCGACGTGGTGCACGGCGACACCGACCAGACCCCCTTCGGCCTGGGCACCTACGGCAGCCGATCCACCCCGGTCTCCGGCGCGGCGGCGGCGCTGGTGGCCCGCAAGGTGCGCGACAAGGCGAAGATCATCGCCTCGGGGATGCTCGAGGTGTCGGTCGCCGACTTGGAATGGGAGAAGGGCTCTTTCCACGTCAAGGGTGACCCGTCGGCGTCGGTGACGATCGCCGACATCGCGATGCGCGCGCACGGGGCGGGCGACCTGCCCGAGGGCATCGAGGGCGGCCTGGACGCCGAGGTGTGCTACAACCCGTCGAACCTGACCTACCCGTACGGCGCGTATTTCTGTGTGGTGGACGTCGATCCGGGCACCGCGGTGGTCAAGGTGCGGCGCTTCCTGGCCGTCGACGACTGCGGCACCCGGATCAACCCGATGATCATCGAGGGCCAGGTGCACGGCGGCATCGTCGACGGCATCGGGATGGCGCTGATGGAGATGATCGCGTTCGACGAGGACGGCAACTGCCTGGGCGGCTCGCTGATGGACTACCTGATCCCGACCGCCATGGAGGTGCCGCACCTGGAGACCGGTTTCACCGTGACGCCGTCGCCGCATCACCCGATCGGCGCCAAGGGTATCGGTGAGTCGGCCACCGTCGGGTCGCCGCCCGCGGTGGTCAACGCGGTGGTGGATGCGTTGGCGCCGTTCGGGGTTCGCCACGCCGACATGCCGCTGACCCCGTCGCGGGTGTGGGAGGCCATGCAGGGCAGAGCGAGGCCACCGATTTGA
- a CDS encoding AAA family ATPase: MTPAAFGDVDDVIARFDARDYLLDTGTASAIYLAVTLGRPLLLEGEPGVGKTTAAKTLADVLDTPLVRLQCYEGLTAGEALYDWNYQRQLLSIRLAEAQRTQIAEADLYTEAYLVDRPILRCVRHRGPNPPVLLIDEIDRADDEFEALLLEFLGESAVTVPELGTFVAERPPIAVLTSNRSRDLHDALRRRCLYHWIDYPEASRAAAIVRRTVPGAAAPLIEHVTQFVGAARDLDLDKPPGVAETIDWVAALVSLGVADLVDPAALVSLGALAKTPDDRTLIRDAFVEYSRT, translated from the coding sequence ATGACGCCGGCGGCGTTCGGCGACGTCGACGACGTGATCGCCCGGTTCGACGCGCGGGACTACCTGCTCGACACCGGGACCGCGTCCGCGATCTACCTGGCGGTCACGCTGGGCCGGCCCCTGCTGCTGGAAGGCGAGCCGGGCGTCGGCAAGACCACCGCCGCGAAAACCCTTGCGGACGTGCTGGATACCCCGCTGGTCCGGCTGCAATGCTATGAAGGACTGACCGCCGGCGAGGCGCTCTACGACTGGAACTACCAACGCCAGCTGCTGTCCATCCGGCTGGCCGAAGCCCAGCGGACCCAGATCGCCGAGGCCGACCTGTACACCGAGGCCTACCTGGTCGACCGGCCGATCCTGCGTTGCGTGCGGCACCGCGGGCCCAACCCGCCGGTGCTGCTGATCGACGAGATCGATCGGGCCGACGACGAATTCGAGGCGCTGCTGCTGGAGTTCCTCGGTGAATCCGCCGTCACCGTGCCCGAGCTGGGCACCTTCGTCGCCGAGCGCCCGCCCATCGCGGTGCTCACCTCCAACCGGAGCCGCGACCTGCACGACGCGCTGCGCCGCCGCTGCCTGTACCACTGGATCGACTACCCGGAGGCGTCGCGGGCGGCCGCGATCGTGCGGCGGACCGTGCCGGGCGCCGCGGCCCCGCTGATCGAGCACGTCACCCAATTCGTCGGGGCGGCAAGGGATCTCGACCTGGACAAGCCGCCGGGTGTGGCCGAGACGATCGACTGGGTCGCCGCCCTGGTATCGCTGGGCGTCGCCGACCTGGTCGATCCGGCGGCGCTGGTCAGCCTGGGGGCGCTGGCCAAGACCCCCGACGACCGTACGCTGATTCGCGACGCGTTTGTCGAATACAGCCGCACCTGA
- a CDS encoding SRPBCC family protein: MKIANQFTVSAPIDQAWDVLCDLEQVIPLMPGAQLTGHEGEDYSGKVKVKVGPVTSEFSGKVRFVEQDRGQHRAVIDAKGKETRGTGNAAATVTAQLQAHGDKTSVTVDTDLKIVGKLAQFGSGMLQQVSEKLLGQFVESLEAKLAAESVAAPATPEGPPQVGRIPEPRHAATSAEPEPIDLLELAGGDQLKKYAPLLLAVLAGLVLGWLLGRRR, encoded by the coding sequence ATGAAGATCGCCAACCAGTTCACCGTCAGCGCGCCCATCGACCAGGCGTGGGACGTGCTGTGCGACCTGGAACAGGTGATCCCGCTGATGCCGGGCGCGCAGCTCACCGGTCACGAGGGCGAGGACTACTCCGGCAAGGTAAAGGTCAAGGTGGGGCCGGTCACCAGCGAGTTCAGCGGCAAGGTGCGTTTCGTCGAGCAGGACCGCGGCCAGCACCGCGCTGTCATCGACGCCAAGGGCAAGGAGACGCGCGGCACCGGCAACGCGGCCGCGACGGTCACCGCCCAGCTGCAGGCGCACGGCGACAAGACCAGCGTCACCGTGGACACCGACCTGAAAATCGTCGGCAAGCTGGCCCAATTCGGCAGCGGCATGCTGCAACAGGTGTCGGAGAAGCTGCTGGGGCAGTTCGTGGAGTCGCTCGAGGCCAAGCTCGCCGCCGAATCGGTGGCGGCCCCGGCCACACCCGAGGGACCGCCGCAGGTCGGGCGCATCCCGGAGCCGCGCCACGCCGCCACCAGCGCCGAGCCCGAACCCATCGATCTGCTCGAGCTCGCCGGCGGCGACCAGCTCAAGAAATACGCCCCCCTGCTGCTGGCCGTGCTCGCCGGGCTGGTGCTGGGCTGGTTGCTCGGCCGGAGGCGTTAG
- a CDS encoding vWA domain-containing protein, producing MGTPVLLRGVDLAAFASALVARLRGAGVLVSASGPASFVQALRKLVPDNTTALYWAARLTLVNRMEDLAAFDAVFAAVFGAADPDGTGRPSTPLPLPGPRAPAAGTLRPAGSGSASAHTLPWATRTPAATDDAAGPSLLLPDVLPSRIAALADEPFDRFDAQDLRLLGSWLEATVTRWPRRRSRRFERSPAGKRIDLRATMNASRKSGWEAMVLARTRPRLRPRRVVLACDVSRSMQQYATVYLHLMRAVSRQAGTHPEVFAFSTSLTRLTSVLAHRSAEVALQRANAKVADRYGGTFIGRSVNGLLAPPHGNALRGAVVIIASDGWDSDPADVLAHAMARLRRRAELVVWLNPRAARGDFQPLAGSMAAALPYCDLFLPAHSLAEIRQLLLALCL from the coding sequence GTGGGCACCCCGGTGCTGTTGCGGGGCGTCGACCTGGCGGCGTTCGCGTCGGCACTGGTCGCGCGGCTGCGCGGCGCCGGAGTCCTGGTCTCGGCCAGCGGCCCGGCCAGCTTCGTCCAGGCGCTGCGAAAGCTGGTGCCGGACAACACAACTGCGCTCTATTGGGCGGCTCGGCTCACGCTGGTCAACCGGATGGAGGATCTCGCCGCCTTCGACGCGGTCTTCGCGGCGGTCTTCGGCGCCGCCGACCCCGACGGCACCGGCCGCCCCAGCACGCCGCTGCCGCTGCCCGGCCCCAGAGCGCCCGCGGCCGGCACGCTGCGTCCCGCCGGAAGTGGCTCCGCGTCCGCCCACACCCTGCCCTGGGCGACGCGAACGCCGGCCGCCACCGACGACGCGGCGGGCCCGAGCCTCCTGCTGCCGGACGTGCTGCCCAGCCGGATCGCCGCGCTGGCCGACGAACCGTTCGACCGCTTCGACGCCCAGGACCTCCGGCTGCTCGGCAGCTGGCTGGAGGCGACCGTCACGCGCTGGCCGCGGCGGCGCAGCAGGCGATTCGAGCGCAGCCCCGCCGGCAAGCGGATCGACCTGCGGGCGACCATGAACGCGTCGCGCAAGAGCGGCTGGGAAGCGATGGTCCTGGCGCGGACCCGGCCGCGGCTCCGGCCCCGGCGGGTCGTCCTGGCCTGCGACGTGAGCCGTTCGATGCAGCAATACGCCACGGTATATCTGCATCTGATGCGGGCGGTGTCGCGCCAGGCCGGAACCCACCCCGAGGTTTTCGCCTTCTCGACGTCGCTGACCCGGCTCACCTCGGTGCTGGCGCACCGATCCGCGGAGGTGGCGCTGCAGCGGGCCAACGCCAAGGTCGCCGACCGGTACGGCGGAACGTTCATCGGCCGCAGCGTGAACGGGCTGCTGGCCCCGCCCCACGGCAACGCGCTGCGCGGCGCCGTGGTGATCATCGCCTCGGACGGCTGGGACAGCGATCCCGCCGACGTGCTCGCGCACGCGATGGCCCGGCTGCGGCGCCGCGCCGAGTTGGTGGTCTGGCTCAATCCGCGTGCGGCGCGGGGCGATTTCCAGCCGCTGGCCGGCTCGATGGCCGCGGCCCTGCCGTACTGCGATCTATTTCTGCCCGCACACTCCCTTGCGGAGATACGGCAATTGTTGCTCGCGTTGTGTCTTTGA
- a CDS encoding ethanolamine ammonia-lyase subunit EutB has translation MRYRQTISGTTHTFSGLVDVMAKATPLRSGDQLAGCAAGSDAERAAAAWVLADMPLATFLTEAVVPYETDEVTRLIIDGHDREAFGPIAGLTVGGLRDWLLDAACRDDSAARIAAVSAGLTPEMVAAVSKIMRNQDLILVAAAATATAAFRTTIGLPGTLATRLQPNHPTDDPRGIAAAMLDGLLLGCGDAVIGINPATDSPQAASDLLHLLDDIRQRFAIPVQSCVLCHVTTTMELIERGAPVDLVFQSIAGTEGANASFGTSIAMLTEANEAARSLRRGTVGDNVMYLETGQGAALSAGAHLGVGNKPVDQQTLEARAYAVARALQPLLIDTVVGFIGPEYLYDGKQIIRAGLEDNFCGKLLGLPMGVDVCYTNHAEADQDDMDTLLTLLGAAGTAFVITVPGADDIMLGYQSLSFHDALYVRKALGLRPAPEFEAWLAGLGMADADGRILPVDLATSPLRALAAG, from the coding sequence ATGCGCTACCGGCAAACCATTTCGGGGACCACGCACACCTTCTCCGGCCTGGTCGACGTGATGGCGAAGGCCACACCGTTGCGCTCCGGCGACCAGCTGGCCGGGTGCGCCGCCGGCTCCGACGCCGAGCGGGCCGCCGCCGCCTGGGTGCTGGCGGACATGCCGCTGGCGACGTTCCTCACCGAGGCGGTCGTGCCGTACGAGACCGACGAGGTCACCCGGCTCATCATCGACGGTCACGATCGCGAGGCGTTCGGCCCGATCGCCGGCCTGACCGTGGGCGGCCTGCGCGACTGGCTGCTGGACGCGGCCTGCCGCGACGACAGCGCGGCGCGGATCGCCGCCGTCTCCGCCGGGCTCACGCCGGAAATGGTTGCCGCGGTGTCGAAGATCATGCGCAACCAGGACCTGATCCTGGTGGCCGCCGCCGCGACGGCCACCGCGGCCTTCCGCACCACGATCGGCCTGCCGGGCACGCTGGCGACCCGGCTGCAACCCAACCACCCCACCGACGACCCGCGCGGAATCGCCGCGGCGATGCTCGACGGCCTGTTGCTGGGCTGCGGTGACGCGGTGATCGGCATCAACCCGGCGACCGACTCGCCCCAGGCGGCGTCGGACCTGCTGCACCTGCTCGACGACATTCGCCAGCGGTTCGCGATTCCGGTCCAGTCGTGCGTGCTGTGCCACGTCACGACGACCATGGAGCTGATCGAGCGGGGCGCGCCCGTCGACCTGGTGTTCCAATCGATCGCGGGCACCGAGGGCGCCAACGCCTCCTTCGGCACCTCGATCGCGATGCTGACCGAGGCCAACGAGGCCGCCCGGTCGCTGCGCCGCGGCACCGTCGGCGACAACGTCATGTACCTGGAGACGGGGCAGGGCGCGGCCCTGTCGGCCGGGGCGCACCTCGGCGTGGGGAACAAGCCGGTCGATCAGCAGACGCTCGAGGCGCGCGCCTATGCGGTCGCCCGGGCGCTGCAGCCGTTGTTGATCGACACCGTGGTCGGCTTCATCGGACCGGAGTACCTCTACGACGGCAAGCAGATCATCCGCGCCGGGCTCGAGGACAACTTCTGCGGGAAACTGCTTGGCCTGCCGATGGGCGTCGACGTCTGCTACACCAACCACGCCGAGGCCGACCAGGACGACATGGACACGCTGCTCACCCTGCTGGGCGCGGCGGGCACCGCGTTCGTCATCACCGTCCCGGGCGCCGACGACATCATGCTCGGCTATCAGAGCCTGTCCTTTCATGACGCGCTGTACGTGCGAAAAGCGTTGGGGCTGCGGCCCGCACCCGAGTTCGAGGCCTGGCTGGCCGGCCTGGGCATGGCCGACGCCGACGGCCGGATCCTTCCCGTCGACCTCGCGACGTCGCCGCTGCGCGCCCTGGCGGCCGGCTGA